A DNA window from Leptolyngbya sp. KIOST-1 contains the following coding sequences:
- a CDS encoding cache domain-containing protein, whose protein sequence is MPLPFRRPKPPGLKATLVGAMLLTVGTTAALVYVPWSLVSKRNIDTIVDQVNQEITLGTSQEVEKLFNNAESAQSLLNSSLGQNLIDLTSAQDRELFLLSVLQANPNFTWVQYGDAKGDFFGAQRTSDGRLHFHLRDWDWQSRSTTATVNTYQSSDGRLEPVKTETYTMDPPFFAPERPWYRNALESTQKRAWTVYVYRSTQTPGLDATTALINPKGEIWGVIGVGIELTQLSEYLQQLQTNPNGEAFIINARQELIASTDVAEVMPTQGKNSADPHLQQLETVENPLLRIASQTLQEQGVDLKNLTELQRFAFRDPATGNRYLISFTPLEQLDWVVGTVIPEASYLVEVNRNKRMLLGIIAIFTGMTAGVAVLMADRLIARPVLGIARTAANIEAERFELGQLGAIARRSDEIGQLARVFDRMAQQVYSREQKLKQQVRDLRIEIDEAKRQKQVKEIVETDFFQDLTAKAQKLRNRSDSKAAIAASKEPEQALPG, encoded by the coding sequence ATGCCCCTCCCCTTTCGCCGCCCCAAACCCCCCGGACTTAAAGCCACCCTGGTCGGGGCGATGCTGCTGACGGTGGGGACGACGGCGGCGCTGGTTTATGTGCCCTGGTCGCTGGTGTCTAAGCGCAACATCGACACCATCGTTGACCAGGTGAACCAGGAGATCACCCTGGGTACCTCCCAGGAGGTGGAAAAGCTGTTTAACAATGCAGAATCGGCGCAGTCGCTGCTGAACAGCAGCCTGGGTCAGAATTTGATCGACCTGACCAGCGCCCAAGATCGGGAGCTGTTTTTGCTCAGCGTATTGCAGGCCAACCCCAACTTCACCTGGGTGCAGTATGGCGACGCGAAGGGCGATTTTTTTGGGGCCCAGCGGACCTCCGATGGCCGGCTACACTTCCACCTGCGCGACTGGGACTGGCAGAGCCGGAGCACGACGGCGACGGTCAATACCTACCAGAGCAGTGACGGTCGCCTGGAACCGGTCAAGACAGAAACTTACACTATGGATCCGCCATTCTTTGCCCCGGAGCGGCCCTGGTACAGAAACGCCCTGGAATCGACCCAGAAGCGAGCCTGGACGGTGTACGTTTATCGCTCGACCCAAACGCCTGGTCTAGATGCCACCACAGCGCTGATCAATCCCAAGGGAGAAATTTGGGGCGTGATCGGCGTCGGCATTGAGCTTACCCAGCTGTCGGAGTATTTACAGCAGCTGCAGACCAATCCTAACGGCGAGGCGTTTATCATCAATGCCCGGCAGGAATTGATCGCCTCAACGGACGTGGCGGAGGTGATGCCGACCCAGGGCAAGAACTCGGCGGACCCACACCTCCAGCAGCTAGAGACTGTAGAAAACCCTTTGCTGAGAATCGCCAGTCAGACCCTGCAGGAGCAGGGAGTAGACCTGAAGAACTTAACAGAACTCCAGCGCTTTGCTTTCAGGGATCCAGCTACGGGCAATCGCTACCTGATCTCGTTCACCCCCCTGGAGCAACTGGACTGGGTGGTGGGCACGGTGATCCCTGAGGCCAGCTACCTGGTGGAGGTGAACCGCAACAAGCGGATGCTGCTGGGCATCATCGCGATTTTTACCGGGATGACTGCGGGGGTGGCGGTGCTGATGGCCGATCGCCTGATTGCCCGCCCCGTGCTGGGCATTGCTCGCACCGCGGCAAATATTGAGGCCGAGCGGTTTGAGCTGGGCCAGCTGGGGGCGATCGCCCGTCGTAGCGACGAAATTGGCCAGCTGGCCCGCGTGTTTGACCGTATGGCGCAGCAGGTCTACAGCCGGGAGCAAAAACTAAAGCAGCAGGTGCGGGATCTGCGGATTGAAATTGACGAAGCCAAGCGCCAAAAGCAGG
- a CDS encoding dicarboxylate/amino acid:cation symporter, producing MVTSPKAYLPRQASIDWLRSPWAIVISGGLGVFIGTTQPQLAAWIAPFGTLYLGLLKMCVLPILLSAITKSLGRLMQSHDARQYVQRIAVVFPLSLLAVSAIAVAIAILAGPGRDLSTETLQTLGVLVNQSGVDLEMALSGPLPEAATGGVTTLVDSMVPDNIFAALSEGQTLKVLLFAIIFGVSLGLVKAPSTTALFDTLDSLYQSFNKVIHGLTYLLPFGLCSLLAYQLSQVGVGVLLSMVDFVVVAIATFAAIYLLSTVIIWRRSGLGLWATLLALKDPTILSLATSSSLACLPAAITSLSENLRFNAQTTNLVTPLAITLCRFGSVIYFALATLFVVQLYQRELGLAGLGIVIIGSILAGMATSGVTGILTLTMLGLVLDPLKLPLEAVLVLFIAIDPLMDPFRTLGIVHTGMAATALVANREG from the coding sequence ATGGTTACTTCCCCCAAAGCCTATCTCCCCCGGCAGGCCTCGATCGATTGGTTGCGCAGCCCCTGGGCGATCGTGATCAGCGGTGGGTTAGGGGTGTTCATTGGCACCACCCAGCCCCAGCTCGCGGCGTGGATTGCCCCCTTTGGCACGCTCTACCTGGGACTGCTGAAGATGTGTGTGCTACCGATTTTGCTGTCGGCGATTACGAAAAGTTTGGGGCGCCTGATGCAAAGCCACGACGCGCGGCAGTATGTGCAGCGAATTGCGGTAGTTTTTCCGCTGAGTTTGCTGGCGGTCAGCGCGATCGCGGTGGCTATTGCCATCCTGGCTGGCCCCGGTCGCGACCTGTCCACCGAAACCCTCCAAACCCTGGGGGTGCTGGTCAACCAGTCCGGGGTCGACCTGGAAATGGCCCTCAGCGGTCCCCTGCCCGAGGCCGCAACCGGCGGCGTGACCACCCTGGTAGACAGCATGGTACCCGACAATATCTTTGCGGCCCTGAGCGAGGGGCAGACCCTAAAGGTGCTGCTGTTTGCGATCATTTTTGGCGTATCGCTGGGGCTGGTTAAGGCCCCCTCGACCACCGCCCTGTTTGATACCCTCGACAGCCTTTACCAGTCTTTTAATAAAGTCATCCACGGGCTGACCTACCTGCTGCCCTTTGGCCTGTGCAGCCTGCTGGCCTACCAGCTATCCCAGGTAGGGGTGGGAGTGCTGCTGTCCATGGTCGATTTTGTGGTGGTCGCGATCGCCACCTTTGCAGCCATCTACCTGCTCAGCACGGTGATCATCTGGCGGCGATCGGGACTGGGCCTGTGGGCAACGCTGCTGGCCCTGAAAGACCCCACCATTCTGTCGCTGGCCACCTCCAGCAGTCTGGCCTGTCTCCCCGCCGCCATCACCAGCCTGAGCGAAAACCTCAGGTTCAATGCTCAAACCACAAATTTGGTTACCCCCCTGGCGATTACCCTCTGCCGGTTTGGCTCCGTGATTTACTTTGCGCTGGCCACCCTATTTGTGGTGCAGCTCTACCAGCGTGAGCTGGGCCTGGCAGGGCTGGGCATAGTAATCATAGGTTCAATTTTGGCGGGCATGGCCACCTCCGGCGTCACCGGCATTCTGACCCTGACCATGCTGGGACTGGTGCTGGATCCACTCAAGCTGCCCCTGGAGGCGGTGCTGGTGCTGTTCATCGCCATTGACCCGCTGATGGACCCGTTCCGGACCCTGGGCATTGTCCACACCGGTATGGCCGCGACAGCCCTGGTGGCCAATCGGGAGGGATGA